TTTGATTTTATTCATGCTCATCTGCGGTGACCAACTTTCGTTAGAATAGGCGTCACGTTTTACAATTATACATAGCACGAAGCAAGCTCACGATTGTCAGGCCCTGACCCGCATCGCGCTCGACCCCCCACCTTGCCCCCAAGCGTCTCCCCTGATATCAAACGCGGCGCGGCGCCCCACAGGCAGTGCCCGGACCGTCTAATTCAAGGCAACCCACTCGGATGTGGAAGTTTCTGGCCAAGGTGGGCGTATCGGCCCTACTCATCTGGCTCTTGCTGCGTGGGCAAGACGTCGGCGCACTCTGGCGGCAGCTCCTGGCGGTCGAGCGTCTACATTTGATTGCTGCGGCAGCGGTGCTCTGGCTGCTCGCGATCCCCTCGGCCCTTCGCTGGTCGAAAATCCTCGAGGCGATGGGGCGGCCCCTTGGCTTGCGCGCAACATTCCCCCTCGTCCTGATCGGCCTTTTTTTCAACCTGACGCTGCCCTCCTCCTTCGGCGGCGACGCCGTGCGAATGTGGCGGGCGAACCGCGCCGGTTTGCCGGCGGCAACCGCCGTCTTGAGCGTGATGGTCGACCGTCTTATCGCGCTCGCCGCACTCTTGCTGCTCGTGCTCGCGGCCCTTCCGCTCTTCTTCGCACGCGTGGCCGACTCCCGCGCTGAGATTGGAGTCTTGCTTCTGCTCGGGATTGGATTTTTCGGCTTCGCCATCGCGATAGCGCTCGACAGGCTGCCTTTCTCGCTCGAGCGCTTCCGCATCGTGCGCGGGATCGCACAGCTTTCTGCGGAATTGCGAAACGTCCTCCTGACACCGGGCCGGGCGGCGCCGACGCTTCTTTACAGCCTCGTCAATCAAGGTGGGGTCATTGTCGTCGTGGCGATCCTGGCGAAGGGCCTCGGCCTGGCCGTGAGCTGGCCCGATTGCCTCGTCATCGTGCCGCTCGCCGTTCTTGCGACGGTCATTCCGATCTCGGTCGCAGGTTGGGGCGTGCGCGAGCAGGCATTTGTGACGGGATTCGGCTTGCTTGGCGTGCCTGCCGGGGGTGCATTGACGCTCTCGGTGCTGTTCGGTCTCGTCAACACCGTGATAAGCCTTCCGGGCGGTCTCGTCTGGCTCGCGTCGGGCGAGCGCCGGACGGGAAAGAATCGGATGACGATGGGGATGGACGGCGAATGAGCCTGGATCCAGGCCGTCTCTCGCCCCGCAAACGGGCCATATTGGCGCGCGCCGAGCGACAAGCGCGCGAGCGGCCCGATTGGATCGCACGCAACGCCTATTATTATGAGGAGGATCGACGTTACCTCGACTTCCTGGTGCCGCCGGGTGCGAGCGTGCTGGAGCTTGGCTGCGGCATCGGCGACAGCCTCGCCGCCCTCAGACCGTCGAGGGGCGTTGGGGTCGATTTCAGCCAAGCGATGCTCGAGGTCGCCAAGGCCCGGTATCCCTTCCTCGAGTTCCATGAGGGCGATGTCGAGGATCCTGCAACACTCGATCGCCTGGGCGGACCGTTCGACGTCATCCTCGTTTCCGATACGATCGGCGAGCTCGAGGATTGCCAGACGACATTGCGGCAACTTCACAAGCTCT
This is a stretch of genomic DNA from Alphaproteobacteria bacterium. It encodes these proteins:
- a CDS encoding lysylphosphatidylglycerol synthase transmembrane domain-containing protein translates to MWKFLAKVGVSALLIWLLLRGQDVGALWRQLLAVERLHLIAAAAVLWLLAIPSALRWSKILEAMGRPLGLRATFPLVLIGLFFNLTLPSSFGGDAVRMWRANRAGLPAATAVLSVMVDRLIALAALLLLVLAALPLFFARVADSRAEIGVLLLLGIGFFGFAIAIALDRLPFSLERFRIVRGIAQLSAELRNVLLTPGRAAPTLLYSLVNQGGVIVVVAILAKGLGLAVSWPDCLVIVPLAVLATVIPISVAGWGVREQAFVTGFGLLGVPAGGALTLSVLFGLVNTVISLPGGLVWLASGERRTGKNRMTMGMDGE